One genomic segment of Bacillota bacterium includes these proteins:
- the nrdG gene encoding anaerobic ribonucleoside-triphosphate reductase activating protein, translated as MKIRVAGYERESVVDGPGLRFVVFAQGCPHRCPGCHNPETWDFEGGQDLEEEDLLKLIRESGLIRGVTFSGGEPFAQAKGFASLGTKIKELGLDLITYTGYTFEEILQQSKEDQDIKDLLELSDMLVDGPFIAAERDLTLPFRGSRNQRLVHVPASLAAGKAVLADL; from the coding sequence GTGAAGATAAGAGTAGCGGGATATGAAAGAGAAAGTGTGGTCGATGGCCCGGGCTTGAGGTTTGTCGTCTTTGCGCAGGGTTGCCCTCACCGCTGCCCGGGTTGCCATAATCCCGAGACCTGGGACTTTGAGGGCGGGCAGGATCTGGAAGAGGAAGATCTTCTAAAATTGATCCGGGAGAGCGGGTTGATCCGGGGTGTTACTTTTTCCGGGGGAGAGCCTTTTGCCCAGGCAAAAGGCTTTGCCTCTCTCGGGACGAAAATTAAAGAATTGGGTTTGGATCTGATTACCTATACAGGGTATACTTTTGAAGAGATCCTCCAACAATCAAAAGAGGATCAGGACATTAAAGACCTCCTCGAGTTGTCCGATATGCTTGTGGACGGCCCATTTATCGCAGCGGAGCGAGATTTAACATTGCCTTTTCGCGGCTCTCGAAACCAGCGCCTTGTCCACGTGCCGGCATCACTGGCTGCAGGAAAAGCGGTCCTTGCAGATCTGTAA
- the pgeF gene encoding peptidoglycan editing factor PgeF produces the protein MEFVLKEEPGKVPYLLIPGFGGKAHVRAIFSTRHGGVSKGPFSSLNLGFHTGDFPTRVAANRRILYKTLGLTDDQIHTTEQVHGDRVLVIKERQDLAAHVLVQADAQVTALRGVALTGFFADCLAVYLYDPVGKVIGLAHAGWRGTVGGIARKCVEAMKQHFGSEPGRCFAALSPAAGPCCYEVGKMVADAVKEVFPEDWGLLLPAGEGKWKLDLWRANFEVLHEMGIKRENIIVSTCCTICRQDLFFSHRGSEGITGRMAALLILD, from the coding sequence ATGGAATTTGTTTTAAAAGAAGAACCGGGAAAAGTGCCTTACTTGCTGATTCCCGGGTTCGGAGGCAAAGCTCACGTCCGGGCTATCTTTTCTACACGTCACGGGGGAGTCAGCAAAGGCCCCTTTTCTTCCCTTAATTTGGGTTTCCATACCGGGGATTTCCCTACCCGGGTTGCCGCCAACCGGAGAATCCTGTATAAAACCCTGGGCTTAACAGATGATCAAATTCATACAACCGAGCAGGTTCATGGTGACCGGGTTCTCGTCATTAAAGAGAGACAGGATTTAGCTGCGCACGTGTTGGTACAGGCAGATGCCCAGGTTACCGCCCTGCGTGGCGTAGCCCTGACAGGATTTTTTGCCGACTGTTTGGCTGTTTATCTCTATGATCCGGTTGGTAAAGTAATTGGCCTGGCTCATGCAGGTTGGCGGGGTACTGTTGGCGGAATTGCTCGAAAATGCGTGGAAGCCATGAAGCAGCATTTCGGAAGCGAGCCTGGAAGGTGTTTTGCCGCATTATCTCCTGCTGCGGGCCCCTGCTGCTATGAGGTGGGGAAGATGGTTGCAGATGCAGTAAAGGAAGTCTTTCCGGAGGATTGGGGTTTACTTCTTCCTGCAGGTGAAGGCAAATGGAAGCTGGATCTCTGGAGGGCTAATTTCGAAGTACTGCATGAGATGGGCATCAAAAGAGAAAATATTATTGTAAGTACCTGCTGTACGATCTGCCGCCAGGATTTATTTTTCTCACACAGGGGGAGCGAAGGAATTACGGGCCGGATGGCGGCTCTCTTAATACTTGATTAA
- a CDS encoding cation transporter, whose translation MSDCNCGQNKSLKQLTVVVTGMSCGHCKKAVEDAVKKLAGVRDASVDLERGLLTVTFDPQKVRLAEIQDAVVGAGYEAQPA comes from the coding sequence ATGTCTGACTGCAACTGTGGCCAGAATAAAAGCTTGAAGCAGTTAACTGTAGTCGTTACGGGAATGAGTTGCGGGCATTGCAAAAAAGCAGTTGAGGACGCGGTAAAAAAGCTGGCAGGGGTCCGGGATGCGAGCGTAGACCTGGAACGGGGTCTGCTTACGGTAACTTTTGATCCCCAAAAAGTTCGTTTGGCTGAGATCCAGGACGCCGTTGTAGGTGCTGGTTATGAGGCACAACCGGCGTGA
- a CDS encoding ABC transporter ATP-binding protein: MWKDLVALWKLTKIYLKGKAGAILLGLFTSIIFSLTGLATPYITRFLIDVIFHANRGDLLLPLLIICGIILIILFFTGLISDYVLVNAFERAKLLMRHDLFRRLQKASVDFLSMQRSGELNYRIFGDTEAIQRFFNQLLIVLPIDLLFIVVISSIMINWNLRMALFVFTVLCLQVLVIIGFQKPLLTYALLQKGKAQFLSGFVVERFRNIQLTRTLNAEAVEVGCFKSCLEELMGINVRAFMLGKFSELSVLLVNNIWSFGILWYGGMLVLAGQITLGTLMAFLLIAGMLYPRIAFVVGGVLSFQDVRASLYRFLEYHQVMPAVHEPPEAVGLSLKKGRVVFENVWFGYTPEEPVLKGLCVTFEPRKITAVVGKSGVGKSTLARLLVRLYDPWEGMILIDGIDIRRVTLESLRVNVRYVVQGEFLFSGTIWDNICYGVGSCSEEEVIAATRRAKAYDFIIQLPRGFYTRIGEGGLQLSSGEAQRIALARLFLANPKIVVLDEPTSFLDLETESAIHQAIMDLKKTATVIVIAHRPSTVKIADQVFVLSNGIVVEQGTHDELLSKREMYATIYTELCLRETGLPEKSEAGSPAAKGAGQWT; the protein is encoded by the coding sequence ATGTGGAAGGATCTAGTCGCTTTGTGGAAGCTGACGAAAATCTACCTGAAGGGCAAGGCAGGCGCGATTCTTCTAGGTCTCTTTACCAGTATCATCTTTTCGCTGACCGGTCTTGCTACTCCTTACATAACCAGGTTTTTGATTGATGTTATTTTTCACGCCAATCGCGGGGATTTGCTTTTGCCGTTGCTGATCATCTGTGGGATCATCCTCATCATCCTGTTCTTTACAGGGCTTATTTCGGACTACGTTCTGGTTAACGCTTTCGAGCGAGCTAAGTTGTTAATGCGGCACGACCTTTTTAGGCGATTGCAAAAAGCATCGGTAGATTTCCTGTCAATGCAGCGAAGCGGGGAGCTGAATTATCGCATCTTCGGGGACACGGAGGCCATACAGAGGTTCTTTAACCAGTTACTTATCGTACTACCCATTGACTTGCTCTTTATTGTCGTCATTTCCTCTATTATGATTAACTGGAATTTGCGCATGGCGCTTTTTGTGTTTACCGTGTTGTGTTTGCAGGTGCTCGTGATTATTGGGTTTCAAAAACCCTTGTTGACCTACGCCCTACTTCAGAAAGGTAAGGCACAATTTTTGTCCGGTTTCGTGGTTGAGAGGTTTAGGAACATTCAGCTTACCAGAACATTAAATGCCGAGGCGGTGGAGGTAGGTTGCTTTAAGTCATGTCTGGAAGAACTGATGGGTATCAACGTCAGGGCGTTTATGCTCGGCAAGTTTTCGGAGCTATCCGTATTGCTGGTCAACAACATCTGGTCTTTCGGGATTTTATGGTACGGGGGAATGTTGGTATTAGCAGGGCAAATCACTTTGGGGACGCTTATGGCATTTTTACTCATCGCAGGGATGCTTTATCCTCGTATAGCCTTTGTTGTTGGTGGTGTACTTTCTTTCCAGGACGTGCGTGCCAGTCTATACCGGTTTTTGGAGTACCATCAAGTGATGCCGGCGGTACACGAGCCTCCGGAAGCGGTCGGACTATCATTGAAGAAAGGCAGGGTGGTTTTCGAGAACGTCTGGTTCGGATATACACCTGAAGAGCCGGTTTTAAAAGGGTTATGTGTTACTTTCGAGCCGCGAAAAATCACCGCGGTGGTTGGAAAAAGTGGAGTCGGTAAGAGCACGCTGGCACGATTACTGGTAAGGCTTTACGATCCCTGGGAGGGGATGATTCTGATCGACGGGATTGACATAAGACGGGTCACGTTAGAGTCCTTGCGGGTTAATGTTAGGTACGTTGTCCAGGGGGAGTTCCTTTTTAGCGGTACTATCTGGGATAACATCTGCTATGGGGTGGGTTCCTGCAGTGAGGAAGAGGTTATTGCTGCTACCAGGAGGGCCAAAGCGTACGATTTTATCATACAACTGCCTCGGGGGTTCTATACCCGGATCGGAGAAGGGGGGCTCCAATTATCTAGCGGCGAAGCCCAGCGCATAGCCCTTGCCAGGTTGTTTTTGGCCAATCCTAAAATAGTTGTCCTGGATGAACCCACCTCCTTCTTAGATCTGGAAACGGAAAGTGCCATACATCAGGCGATCATGGATCTTAAGAAAACTGCCACCGTTATCGTGATTGCGCATCGGCCGTCCACCGTCAAGATAGCCGATCAGGTATTTGTGCTGAGTAACGGCATAGTTGTCGAACAGGGAACGCATGACGAGTTGCTTAGCAAGAGAGAGATGTATGCAACCATTTACACCGAGCTGTGCCTTCGGGAAACTGGTTTACCGGAAAAGAGCGAAGCAGGTTCTCCAGCGGCTAAAGGAGCGGGACAATGGACCTGA
- a CDS encoding cell division protein SepF, giving the protein MGSGWLEKIMSFIGFADNYEDEEDDDPVPVVEERSRKRAPVLSLHASPEAKIMVVSPVTFDEAEKIASHLKGRKSVIVNFEHTPKDTAQRIIDFLSGAVFVLNGGTLKITAETFLFVPSNFSIHPEGLTNEWKDNPFLEMGPGGVKDRFQEKG; this is encoded by the coding sequence ATGGGTTCAGGCTGGCTGGAAAAAATCATGTCTTTTATCGGTTTTGCAGACAATTACGAGGATGAGGAGGATGACGATCCCGTCCCGGTAGTCGAGGAGCGCTCGCGTAAGCGTGCCCCGGTTTTGAGCCTCCATGCTTCTCCGGAAGCAAAGATTATGGTTGTCTCGCCGGTTACCTTCGATGAAGCTGAAAAAATAGCGAGCCACTTAAAAGGCCGGAAGTCTGTCATTGTGAACTTCGAACATACCCCTAAAGACACGGCACAGCGCATTATTGACTTTTTAAGTGGTGCTGTTTTTGTGTTAAACGGCGGCACTTTAAAAATTACTGCGGAGACCTTTCTTTTTGTACCCAGTAATTTCTCGATCCATCCCGAGGGATTGACGAATGAATGGAAAGATAACCCGTTTCTTGAAATGGGGCCGGGAGGGGTAAAAGATCGTTTCCAGGAGAAAGGTTAG
- a CDS encoding YggS family pyridoxal phosphate-dependent enzyme, with protein sequence MTELVIERLNQVSARIARAAERSGRNPSEVKLVAVSKGVSPERLKKVLPHGLRVFGENRVQEFLQKYEILGRQAEWHLIGHLQRNKAKYLIGKIAFIHSLDNFELAKLLDKLSSVQGRPWRVLIQVNVAGEATKFGVAPSQLAEFLDLMQGLKGLEVCGLMTIAPYCEDPEEVRPVFRKLRELREEVSKTRPRLNLMDLSMGMSNDFEVAVEEGATIVRIGSALFAG encoded by the coding sequence TTGACCGAGCTCGTCATTGAGCGGCTTAATCAGGTTTCTGCCCGAATTGCCCGGGCGGCCGAGCGATCAGGCCGCAATCCCTCGGAGGTCAAACTCGTAGCTGTAAGCAAAGGGGTCAGCCCGGAACGGTTAAAAAAGGTGTTGCCTCACGGGTTAAGAGTTTTTGGCGAGAACCGTGTTCAGGAGTTTCTTCAAAAGTATGAAATATTAGGTAGACAAGCTGAGTGGCACCTGATTGGGCATTTACAGCGCAATAAAGCAAAGTACCTGATAGGGAAGATCGCTTTCATTCATTCCCTTGATAACTTTGAACTGGCAAAGCTTCTTGACAAGTTAAGCTCCGTTCAGGGCCGCCCCTGGCGGGTTCTGATTCAGGTTAACGTGGCGGGAGAGGCTACAAAGTTTGGTGTTGCTCCATCACAGTTGGCTGAATTCTTGGATTTGATGCAAGGGCTGAAGGGATTAGAGGTATGCGGTCTCATGACCATCGCACCGTACTGCGAAGACCCGGAAGAAGTGCGGCCGGTGTTCCGAAAGTTGCGTGAGTTAAGAGAGGAAGTCTCGAAGACCAGGCCCAGGTTAAATTTAATGGATCTTTCCATGGGAATGAGCAACGACTTTGAGGTTGCTGTAGAGGAGGGGGCTACTATAGTCAGGATCGGCAGTGCCCTGTTCGCTGGTTAA
- a CDS encoding HlyD family efflux transporter periplasmic adaptor subunit yields the protein MRKERLKKAAFARKFRIFAGSLLILVITGILIFWSGRQLYFFCLARAIKTTPAKMGNLSIAYPAAGIILRSETVIKSPGPGKLIQLIPEGERVRAGNVVARLESLHVLQGSPGFVELRSPQAGFVCYHIDGWEGVLTPGNWERLDLSLLFKDFQVNWIQNTYQTVTGEPVFKIIDNLINPVLILKIEEVQPLTLNVEDKVDLKWEAAQKGRGKVLAVKRLPEGLVASVELLETNFDLPCSRTLQLQMINQKYEGVIVPARSLTRTGQGVGVITSSPVGFKFQKVEIVGRLGDQVAVRGISPGSEIVLNTNLVKRLKKKI from the coding sequence TTGAGAAAGGAAAGGCTTAAAAAAGCTGCCTTTGCGCGGAAATTCCGAATTTTCGCGGGTTCTCTTCTCATTCTAGTAATCACCGGAATTTTAATTTTTTGGAGCGGGCGCCAGCTTTACTTTTTTTGTTTAGCCCGTGCAATTAAAACAACACCGGCTAAAATGGGAAACCTTTCAATTGCTTACCCGGCCGCGGGGATTATTTTGCGGAGCGAAACTGTAATAAAATCCCCGGGGCCGGGAAAGCTTATCCAGTTGATACCAGAAGGGGAAAGGGTTCGTGCCGGGAACGTTGTGGCACGCTTAGAGAGTTTACACGTTTTGCAAGGTTCACCGGGGTTCGTGGAATTACGAAGTCCGCAAGCTGGTTTTGTATGTTACCATATAGATGGGTGGGAAGGGGTGCTTACCCCTGGGAATTGGGAGCGATTGGATCTTTCACTTTTATTTAAAGATTTTCAAGTAAATTGGATTCAGAATACTTACCAAACCGTTACCGGGGAACCGGTATTTAAAATTATCGATAACCTGATTAATCCTGTTTTAATTTTAAAAATTGAGGAAGTTCAGCCCTTAACTCTAAATGTGGAGGATAAAGTCGACCTGAAATGGGAGGCGGCACAAAAAGGGAGGGGAAAGGTATTAGCTGTAAAGAGGCTGCCGGAGGGACTGGTTGCCAGTGTAGAATTGCTTGAAACAAATTTCGATCTACCTTGCTCTCGCACTCTTCAACTCCAGATGATCAATCAAAAGTACGAAGGAGTTATCGTGCCTGCCCGGTCCTTAACCAGAACTGGGCAGGGGGTTGGAGTTATCACCTCATCTCCTGTTGGATTCAAATTTCAGAAAGTGGAGATTGTGGGAAGGCTGGGTGATCAGGTTGCGGTTCGGGGGATCAGTCCAGGGAGCGAAATTGTTCTGAACACAAATTTGGTAAAAAGACTCAAAAAGAAAATATAA
- a CDS encoding YIP1 family protein — MWRCLLGVLTTPGRAFEEIAERPDFLKSAFFICGASLLLALALLPKAQTAAIWMLEQNSMQIPPEQVEMLLPIMPIVTAVGSIVSALVAPWITWLLIACLLKVYSLVSTKSASFKVFFAASVFGYLPILIGGVITTAIGTAVPVENFQQVSLSLASFLPQQKGFLYIFLGSCNPFTWWSLILWGAGGAAAMKTRSWVPTAYLFGCWAIYAVLVSLLTFWKAPTGIG, encoded by the coding sequence ATGTGGCGGTGTTTGCTGGGGGTACTGACAACCCCTGGGAGGGCTTTTGAGGAGATCGCCGAACGGCCCGATTTCCTCAAATCGGCTTTTTTTATTTGCGGGGCAAGTTTGCTGCTGGCGCTGGCGCTGCTGCCCAAGGCTCAGACCGCGGCTATTTGGATGCTTGAGCAGAATTCAATGCAAATACCACCAGAGCAGGTGGAGATGCTGCTTCCGATTATGCCCATAGTAACAGCAGTAGGGAGTATTGTTTCTGCCCTGGTTGCTCCCTGGATAACCTGGCTTTTGATTGCCTGCTTGCTGAAGGTTTACTCTTTAGTGAGCACCAAAAGCGCGTCCTTCAAGGTGTTTTTCGCGGCCTCCGTTTTTGGCTACCTTCCCATACTGATTGGCGGAGTGATCACCACGGCAATCGGGACCGCCGTTCCGGTGGAAAATTTTCAGCAGGTAAGCCTCAGCCTTGCCTCTTTTCTTCCCCAGCAGAAGGGTTTCCTTTACATTTTCCTAGGGAGTTGCAACCCCTTTACCTGGTGGAGCCTCATCCTCTGGGGAGCGGGTGGAGCGGCTGCAATGAAAACCCGGTCCTGGGTCCCAACTGCATATCTTTTTGGATGTTGGGCGATTTACGCCGTACTTGTATCTTTACTGACTTTTTGGAAGGCGCCTACTGGCATAGGCTAA
- the proC gene encoding pyrroline-5-carboxylate reductase, whose product MAGFLQARLVNPEDVLVSDLKQECLAPLAERFRVRVTEDNKQAARVGDVVICAVKPAQVKGVLSEVTPFLKPDNLFISVAAGVTLSFIEANLPSGIPVIRAMPNVPALIGEGITALAMGKYAGAKEREEGEVLFGAVGRVVVLPEENLDAVTGLSGSGPAYISVILDALADGGVKMGLPRQVALDLALQTMIGTARMIQCTGDHPGFLKDRVASPGGSTIYGLHVLEAGGLRGLLVGAVEAASQRARTLHIFFEENKG is encoded by the coding sequence GTGGCAGGATTTTTACAGGCCCGGCTGGTGAATCCCGAAGATGTTCTTGTCAGCGACTTAAAACAAGAATGTCTTGCGCCCCTGGCAGAACGGTTTCGAGTAAGAGTTACAGAAGATAACAAGCAGGCTGCCCGCGTTGGGGACGTGGTGATTTGTGCCGTAAAACCTGCGCAGGTAAAGGGTGTTTTATCCGAAGTGACTCCTTTTCTCAAACCTGATAATTTATTCATTTCGGTTGCAGCCGGGGTAACGCTCTCTTTTATTGAAGCAAACTTGCCTTCGGGAATTCCGGTAATTAGAGCAATGCCTAATGTCCCGGCTTTAATCGGAGAGGGGATTACGGCCCTTGCGATGGGTAAATACGCAGGAGCAAAAGAGAGGGAAGAGGGAGAAGTTCTTTTCGGCGCGGTGGGACGGGTTGTTGTGCTGCCGGAGGAAAATTTAGATGCCGTGACCGGTTTGAGCGGAAGCGGACCGGCCTATATCTCAGTAATTCTGGATGCCCTGGCAGATGGCGGCGTAAAGATGGGGCTTCCCAGGCAGGTTGCTCTGGACCTGGCTCTTCAGACAATGATCGGTACCGCCAGGATGATCCAGTGCACCGGAGACCATCCCGGTTTTCTCAAAGACAGGGTTGCATCACCTGGTGGCAGTACGATTTATGGGCTCCACGTCTTGGAGGCGGGTGGCTTGCGAGGTCTTTTGGTTGGTGCCGTAGAAGCCGCTTCGCAAAGAGCCAGGACATTACACATTTTTTTCGAGGAAAATAAAGGATGA
- a CDS encoding DUF167 domain-containing protein translates to MRPWVNATSNGVRIQVKVQPRAAKSEIAGVIGDHVKVRLTAPPVEGEANKLLQKFLGEVFGCGAGNVRILRGLTSHKKLVEIKEVVLEEVVRLVESSFPPKE, encoded by the coding sequence TTGAGGCCGTGGGTAAATGCGACCAGTAACGGTGTCAGAATCCAGGTTAAAGTGCAACCCCGGGCGGCAAAAAGCGAGATTGCGGGGGTAATAGGGGATCATGTCAAAGTGAGGTTAACCGCTCCTCCAGTAGAGGGAGAGGCAAATAAACTCCTGCAAAAGTTTCTGGGAGAAGTTTTCGGGTGCGGGGCCGGGAATGTAAGAATTCTCAGAGGATTAACAAGCCATAAGAAGTTAGTAGAAATAAAGGAGGTCGTCCTTGAAGAAGTGGTCCGTTTGGTAGAAAGTTCTTTCCCTCCGAAAGAATAA
- a CDS encoding PH domain-containing protein: MSGTRVFKTAPYDVFVKISTYGLGPVLVGLAIGWAAIKKQDWDLPLILGGTLLIINILVYIFSAVRKYIVNAERLVIKKPIGSFSIPYSQIATVEVVNSVNVGFKACANAGLFGYFGLFFVVDDNDTVRIYATNLKRMAQIKTTDGKKIYLSPAEPEKFVEAVKRHLSQDCQGGEKS; this comes from the coding sequence TTGAGTGGGACTAGAGTTTTTAAAACAGCTCCGTACGATGTTTTCGTGAAAATTTCGACGTATGGACTCGGCCCTGTTCTCGTGGGGCTTGCTATAGGCTGGGCAGCCATAAAAAAACAAGACTGGGATCTTCCTTTAATACTTGGTGGAACATTACTAATCATCAATATTCTCGTCTATATCTTTTCTGCAGTACGTAAATATATAGTCAATGCGGAGCGGTTAGTTATCAAGAAACCAATAGGATCGTTTTCTATCCCTTACAGCCAGATTGCTACTGTGGAAGTTGTGAATAGTGTAAACGTAGGCTTTAAGGCTTGTGCGAATGCCGGGCTTTTCGGTTATTTCGGATTGTTTTTTGTTGTGGATGATAACGATACGGTAAGGATTTATGCAACAAATCTTAAACGAATGGCTCAGATTAAGACTACCGATGGCAAAAAAATATACCTTTCTCCGGCCGAACCAGAAAAGTTTGTCGAAGCGGTGAAGCGGCATTTAAGCCAAGACTGTCAGGGAGGAGAAAAATCATGA
- a CDS encoding YggT family protein yields the protein MNYGRFLITLISVGVEIYVWLILARVILSFLRPRTFNPIIRFIYEVTEPLLALCRRLLPGPAAGLDFSPLLAIIFLEIAKYVLINLVARLLL from the coding sequence ATGAATTACGGCCGTTTTCTGATTACCTTGATTTCAGTTGGAGTAGAGATCTATGTATGGCTTATTCTGGCAAGGGTAATTCTTTCTTTTCTCCGCCCCCGCACTTTTAACCCAATCATCAGGTTTATTTACGAAGTGACCGAGCCCCTCCTTGCCCTCTGCCGCCGGTTATTACCGGGCCCCGCGGCGGGCCTCGATTTTTCTCCTCTACTGGCGATTATTTTCCTGGAAATCGCGAAATATGTCCTGATAAATTTGGTGGCGCGTTTGCTCCTCTAG
- a CDS encoding efflux RND transporter periplasmic adaptor subunit: MRGAKLWITVAGAILIVAVVAGSIVRGFSRSTVEVRTAEATMRLFEDKALATGRVEATREVDLAAPFAAQLLKLNVREGDHVSPGQVLGELDIKDAEKRVKEAETALAVAEAELAAASAPATPEELAETEAALKAAEVLVEAARSKAERTRYLFDQGAVSQVELEAAETEEARARAELEAAAARFATLKKPDPRKIKTLQARVEQARVALNNACQTVADGCLTAPVAGVVLEVVAREGGFLQPGAIILTIGSADQVQIITNLNEQDIGGIATGQETEIQWAGRPGETWQGKVARIAPAVTKSREREMEHVVRVCIEFDQKSKGPLPLPGATVDVFIYRVKPREALLVPNEAVIEEGKKKYVFNVEKKVARKLTVTVGVGNELFTEIKSGLKPGDRVILNPKDLEDGQPVRAAGGERI, translated from the coding sequence GTGCGAGGAGCTAAACTCTGGATTACGGTAGCTGGTGCCATCTTGATCGTGGCTGTGGTTGCGGGCAGCATTGTCCGGGGGTTCAGCAGGTCAACGGTGGAGGTAAGAACGGCTGAGGCAACTATGCGGCTCTTTGAGGACAAGGCGCTGGCCACCGGCAGGGTGGAGGCTACCCGCGAGGTGGATCTGGCTGCACCCTTTGCGGCACAACTTTTAAAATTAAACGTACGAGAGGGTGACCATGTTTCCCCCGGGCAGGTGCTTGGCGAGTTGGATATAAAAGATGCCGAAAAACGGGTAAAGGAAGCCGAGACGGCGCTTGCCGTAGCGGAAGCCGAACTGGCGGCTGCAAGCGCCCCGGCCACACCGGAAGAACTGGCGGAGACCGAGGCAGCGCTGAAAGCGGCTGAGGTACTGGTCGAAGCTGCCCGCAGTAAGGCGGAACGCACCCGCTATTTGTTTGACCAGGGCGCGGTGTCTCAAGTTGAACTCGAAGCAGCTGAAACCGAGGAAGCGCGCGCCCGGGCAGAACTGGAGGCAGCCGCAGCACGCTTTGCGACGCTCAAGAAGCCTGATCCCAGAAAGATCAAAACACTTCAGGCGCGCGTCGAACAGGCCCGCGTTGCTTTAAACAATGCCTGCCAGACTGTAGCCGATGGCTGCCTGACTGCCCCTGTTGCTGGTGTGGTACTGGAAGTAGTTGCTCGAGAGGGAGGCTTTCTGCAACCCGGCGCTATAATTTTAACTATTGGAAGCGCAGATCAGGTCCAGATTATAACAAATCTCAATGAACAGGATATTGGCGGCATCGCTACCGGACAGGAGACAGAGATCCAATGGGCCGGAAGGCCCGGGGAAACCTGGCAGGGGAAAGTGGCGCGGATTGCGCCCGCTGTTACAAAAAGCAGGGAGCGGGAAATGGAGCATGTTGTTCGAGTCTGCATAGAGTTTGATCAAAAATCAAAAGGGCCCCTGCCCCTGCCAGGGGCGACGGTAGACGTATTTATCTACCGCGTTAAACCAAGAGAGGCTCTTTTAGTACCCAACGAAGCGGTGATCGAAGAAGGAAAGAAGAAATATGTATTTAATGTAGAGAAAAAAGTTGCCCGCAAGCTTACGGTCACGGTGGGTGTTGGTAACGAACTCTTCACCGAAATCAAGTCCGGGCTCAAGCCGGGGGATCGGGTGATCCTGAATCCGAAAGACCTCGAAGACGGCCAACCGGTACGTGCAGCCGGTGGTGAACGAATATGA